A window of Exiguobacterium sp. FSL W8-0210 genomic DNA:
TAATTAAGAATGATTCTCAATGTCGAATCACGAACTAAAGGAGGTCTCATCATGAGACGGAAAACTTGGATGACAGCGTTGACGCTCCTCGTGTTGAGCAGTTTGATGCTTGCGGCCTGTTCAGGTCAAGCAGAACAAACAAACGAAAAGACGAGGACGATTACGCATGAGGCAGGAAAAACGAAAGTGCCGGAGCACCCGAAGAAGGTCGTCGCACTTGAATACTCATTCGTTGATGCGTTAGACGAACTTGGGATTACACCAGTCGGAATCGCACAAGAAAATAAGACCGATGTCTCCGGATTACTCGGAAAAGAGATCGCGTTCACGGAAGTCGGTACACGTCAACAACCGAATCTTGAAGTAATCAGTTCCTTGCAGCCGGATTTAATCATCGGCGACTTCAACCGTCATAAAGGAATCTACAAGCAACTGCAAAAAATCGCACCGACGATCATTCTGAAGAGTCGGAATGCGACGTACGAAGAGAACATCGAATCGTTCAAGACGATTGCTGAAGCAGTCGGGAAAACTAAACAGATGGATGACCGACTTGCCCTGCATGAAGAACGATTGAATGCAGCGAAGAAAAAGGTGGATCCAAACGACGACCGAAAAGTGATGGTTGGTGTCTTCCGCGCCGATTCACTGACGGCACACGGTGAGACGTCGTTTGATGGTGAATTACTCGAGAAGATCGGTAT
This region includes:
- a CDS encoding ABC transporter substrate-binding protein; this encodes MRRKTWMTALTLLVLSSLMLAACSGQAEQTNEKTRTITHEAGKTKVPEHPKKVVALEYSFVDALDELGITPVGIAQENKTDVSGLLGKEIAFTEVGTRQQPNLEVISSLQPDLIIGDFNRHKGIYKQLQKIAPTIILKSRNATYEENIESFKTIAEAVGKTKQMDDRLALHEERLNAAKKKVDPNDDRKVMVGVFRADSLTAHGETSFDGELLEKIGIENAVTKTAEPTVTITLEQMVKWDPDVIFMAEADPKLLKEWKNNPLWNQITAVKNKDVYEVNRDLWTRYRGLDAAEQIVDEAIQLLQQK